The Halobaculum magnesiiphilum genome contains the following window.
GAACACGTACAGCTCCGCCGCCATGAACCCCGCGAGCGTCCCGATCTGCTCCAGGCCGAACGACTCGACGAGCGACGGCGGCAACTGCTCGGCGTACGCCGTCAGGTCGACCTGTTCGAGCAGTCCGGGCGCGACGAGCAGCATCATCCCGCCGAAGGCCGCGAGCGACACCGAGACGACCACCGACCCGACGACCCGCCGCTCGGCCTCGTAGCGGGCGACCTCAAGCATCGGTGGACTCCGCGGGGCGTCCCCCGCGCTCGGATCCGTCGCCGTGGTCGTCGCGCTCCGGACCGTCACCGTCGGCGTCGCGCTCGCGGTCGTCGGATTCACCGGCTTCGGCCCCGGTCGGCCCGCGGACCGTCGCGCCGTCGTCCGGGCCGTCGTCGTAAAAGCGCATGAACACGGCCTCCAGCGGCGCCTCCTCGATGGTCAGGTCGCGCAGGTCGAACCCGCCGAGCCAGTCGAGCAGCGGGTCGTACGCGCCGGTGTAGGTGAACGACACCGTCGAAGCGCCGTCGTCGGCCTCCGCGGCGGCCTCGGTCACCTCGATGTCGTGGGCGTCCGCCAGCGTCACGTCCTCGGGCGCGAGCGGGCTCGCGGCGTGGACGCGGACGGTCTTCCCGCTGCGTTCGAGCAGCGCCTCGACGTCCTCCAGGGCCGCCAGGCGTCCGTCGCGGACGATCCCGACTCGGTCGCACACCTTCCGGACCTCGCTCAACACGTGCGAGGAGAAGAACAGCGTCTTCCCGCGCTCGCGCTCGTCGCGGACGAACCGGTGGAACTGCTCCTGTTTCAGCGGGTCGAGCCCGGTGGTCGGCTCGTCCATGATCACGAGCTCGGGGTCGTGCATGAACGCGATCACGATCGCGAGCATCTGCCGGTTGCCGCGCGAGTACTCCCCCACGTCGCGGTCGAGCGGCGGGTCGAACAGCTCCAGCAGCTCGTCGCTTCGAACGTCGCCGCGGAGCCCGGCGTGGTACTCGAGGATCCGCCGGCCGCTGACGCGGTCGTCGAACGACGGCTCGCTCGGGAGGAAGCCGACGTTCGCGCGTGCCCGCCGGAGCGCGCCGGCGTCGGTGACGTCGGCGCCGAGCACCCGCGCGGTGCCCGCGGTCGGCGACTGAAAGCCCATGAGCGTCCTGATGGTGGTCGTCTTCCCCGCGCCGTTGGGACCGAGGAAGCCGAACACCTCGCCGGACTCGACGGCGAAGGAGAGGTCCTCGACGCCGCGGACGTCCCCGTAGTACTTCGTCAGCCCGTCGAGTTCGAGTGGCGGCATCTCTCCGTCCAACTGGACCACGACGGGGTATCAGTATACCGCCACTAGGTACTCCGTGTGAAC
Protein-coding sequences here:
- a CDS encoding ABC transporter ATP-binding protein translates to MPPLELDGLTKYYGDVRGVEDLSFAVESGEVFGFLGPNGAGKTTTIRTLMGFQSPTAGTARVLGADVTDAGALRRARANVGFLPSEPSFDDRVSGRRILEYHAGLRGDVRSDELLELFDPPLDRDVGEYSRGNRQMLAIVIAFMHDPELVIMDEPTTGLDPLKQEQFHRFVRDERERGKTLFFSSHVLSEVRKVCDRVGIVRDGRLAALEDVEALLERSGKTVRVHAASPLAPEDVTLADAHDIEVTEAAAEADDGASTVSFTYTGAYDPLLDWLGGFDLRDLTIEEAPLEAVFMRFYDDGPDDGATVRGPTGAEAGESDDRERDADGDGPERDDHGDGSERGGRPAESTDA